From a single Hymenobacter sp. YIM 151500-1 genomic region:
- a CDS encoding pseudouridine synthase yields MGKKHFSDENSGRRDRNPNRTNKPGAGGEGFRKFMGPDRGRDERSGGAPRFGGPDAPRGRAGERPAFGRSSGSGFGAPKKFGGSDFSGPRKPGAAGSGYGRGGEGRFNDTDSRRSFGRGEERDERPARPYAPQKTWSGQPYRTEGKSAVPRGLPGERNRKFVKQNPNERDDARPGGFRPAGGGPGQAPRFDSAGREIRPARPFDYRSRPDGLGEERPTGNRENSRRDDDRRGDARRDEGRRGSDFGSDKRDFEPRKPAGGFQRREGGFGGGSFGERPTARPSRFGNDRDARDPRGGAGRREERPFAERPDRPVNKRTGRDLDSNQAGKRKYGEVAGEAPDYKNLRHYEEDRSRGNKRRRTESDAETDETRLNRYIANAGICSRREADALIAAGEIKVNGQVVTEMGYKVQPGDTVQYGKTNLNREKLVYVLLNKPKDFITTTDDPEGRRTVMDLVAGASKERVFPVGRLDRNTTGLLLFTNDGEVAQKLSHPSHRNKKIYQVELDKPLTEEHLRQIAEGVELEDGKAEVDDVAVVAGNPHFVGIELHIGRNRIVRRIFEHLGYDVVSLDRVQYAGLTKKDLPRGKWRFLNEKEVIRLKYFM; encoded by the coding sequence ATGGGCAAGAAACATTTCTCCGACGAGAACTCTGGTCGCCGCGACCGAAACCCCAACCGTACCAATAAGCCCGGCGCTGGTGGCGAGGGCTTCCGCAAGTTTATGGGTCCTGACCGGGGCCGCGACGAGCGGTCCGGCGGTGCCCCCCGCTTCGGCGGCCCCGATGCGCCCCGTGGCCGCGCGGGGGAGCGTCCTGCTTTCGGCCGCTCGTCGGGCAGCGGTTTCGGTGCCCCTAAGAAGTTTGGCGGCTCTGACTTTAGCGGGCCCCGCAAGCCCGGTGCTGCTGGCTCGGGCTACGGCCGGGGCGGCGAAGGACGGTTCAACGATACCGACTCCCGGCGCTCTTTCGGTAGGGGAGAGGAGCGTGACGAGCGGCCTGCCCGGCCTTACGCCCCCCAAAAAACCTGGAGCGGCCAGCCGTATCGGACGGAGGGCAAGTCGGCCGTGCCCCGCGGCCTGCCGGGTGAGCGGAACCGGAAGTTTGTAAAGCAAAACCCGAACGAGCGGGACGACGCCCGCCCAGGCGGCTTCCGCCCGGCTGGTGGTGGTCCTGGCCAGGCTCCCCGTTTCGATAGTGCCGGCCGCGAGATTCGCCCGGCCCGGCCGTTCGACTACCGCAGCCGCCCCGATGGGCTGGGAGAGGAACGCCCCACCGGCAACAGAGAAAACAGCCGCCGTGACGACGACCGTCGCGGCGATGCTCGTCGTGACGAAGGCCGCCGTGGCAGCGACTTTGGCAGCGACAAACGCGACTTTGAGCCCCGCAAGCCAGCCGGCGGATTTCAACGGCGGGAGGGAGGCTTTGGGGGCGGCAGCTTTGGCGAGCGGCCCACCGCTCGTCCTAGCCGCTTCGGCAACGACCGGGACGCCCGCGACCCCCGCGGCGGTGCGGGCCGCCGGGAGGAGCGGCCGTTTGCGGAGCGCCCCGACCGCCCAGTCAATAAGCGCACGGGCCGCGACCTGGACTCCAACCAAGCCGGCAAGCGCAAGTACGGCGAGGTAGCCGGCGAGGCGCCCGATTACAAAAACCTCAGGCACTACGAGGAAGACCGTAGCCGCGGCAACAAGCGCCGCCGTACGGAGTCGGACGCCGAAACCGACGAAACCCGCCTCAACCGCTATATCGCCAATGCCGGCATCTGCTCCCGCCGCGAGGCCGACGCGCTGATTGCGGCCGGGGAAATCAAGGTAAACGGCCAGGTGGTGACGGAAATGGGCTATAAGGTGCAGCCCGGCGACACGGTGCAGTACGGCAAAACCAACCTGAATCGGGAGAAGCTGGTGTACGTGCTGCTCAACAAGCCCAAGGACTTCATCACCACCACCGACGACCCCGAAGGCCGCCGCACCGTGATGGACCTGGTGGCCGGTGCCTCTAAGGAGCGCGTCTTCCCGGTGGGCCGCCTCGACCGCAACACCACGGGCTTGCTGCTGTTTACCAACGACGGGGAGGTGGCGCAGAAACTTTCGCACCCCTCGCACCGCAACAAGAAAATCTACCAGGTGGAGCTGGACAAGCCGCTGACCGAAGAGCACCTGCGCCAGATTGCGGAAGGCGTGGAGCTGGAAGACGGTAAAGCCGAAGTGGACGACGTAGCCGTGGTAGCCGGCAATCCGCACTTTGTGGGCATCGAGCTGCACATTGGCCGCAACCGTATCGTGCGCCGCATCTTCGAGCACCTGGGCTACGACGTGGTAAGCCTGGACCGGGTGCAGTACGCCGGCCTGACCAAGAAAGACCTGCCCCGCGGCAAGTGGCGCTTCCTCAACGAGAAAGAAGTTATCCGCCTGAAATATTTCATGTAG
- a CDS encoding tetratricopeptide repeat protein, translating to MSKIPFTGKSPQARQQRVASPDPLQPAESYNPEHPLLEDPDALATRLIESEDFVRRNKNVLLGLLAAVVLAVVGGVGYYMWRSSQDSKGQAALFPAVSYWESDSLKQAMKGDGKHLGLERVAAEYSGTAAGNLANFYAGVAALKQGQYKQAIDYLEDFSSDDLLVQARAYSLIGDAHLELNQPKEAADFYSKAANHNANEQFTPAYLLKEATARELAKDYDGALKAYDQILTDYPAAAEVTEAKQYKARTEAQAGK from the coding sequence ATGTCAAAAATTCCCTTCACCGGTAAAAGCCCCCAGGCCCGCCAGCAGCGCGTGGCTTCCCCGGACCCCCTGCAACCGGCTGAGTCGTACAATCCGGAGCATCCCTTGCTGGAAGACCCGGACGCCCTGGCTACGCGCCTGATTGAGTCGGAAGACTTTGTGCGCCGCAACAAGAACGTGCTGCTGGGCTTGCTGGCCGCCGTGGTGCTGGCCGTAGTAGGAGGGGTGGGCTACTACATGTGGCGCTCCTCGCAGGACAGCAAAGGCCAGGCCGCCTTGTTTCCTGCTGTGAGCTACTGGGAGTCCGACTCGCTGAAGCAGGCAATGAAAGGCGACGGCAAGCACCTGGGACTGGAGCGGGTGGCTGCGGAGTACAGCGGCACCGCCGCCGGCAACCTAGCCAACTTCTACGCCGGCGTGGCCGCCCTGAAGCAAGGCCAGTACAAGCAGGCCATTGACTACCTGGAAGATTTCAGCTCCGATGACCTGCTGGTGCAGGCCCGCGCCTACTCCCTGATTGGCGACGCCCACCTGGAGCTGAACCAGCCCAAAGAAGCGGCCGACTTCTACAGCAAAGCCGCCAACCACAACGCCAACGAGCAGTTCACGCCAGCCTATCTGCTGAAGGAAGCCACGGCCCGTGAGCTGGCCAAGGACTACGACGGCGCCCTGAAAGCCTACGACCAAATCCTGACCGACTACCCCGCCGCCGCTGAGGTAACGGAGGCCAAGCAATACAAGGCTCGCACCGAAGCTCAGGCCGGCAAGTAG
- the ribH gene encoding 6,7-dimethyl-8-ribityllumazine synthase, whose protein sequence is MATSLKNLSDYTSDHFIDIADKRFGLVVAEWNRDITDTLARGAYDTLIKHGAQPDNIFRNTVPGSFELTLGAQLLAQHEEIDAVICLGVVIKGETKHDDYICHAVANGITNVGLKFNKPVIFGLVTTNTLEQAWDRAGGKHGNKGVEAAVAAIHMLGF, encoded by the coding sequence ATGGCAACCTCCCTCAAAAACCTGAGCGACTACACTTCCGACCATTTCATTGACATTGCCGACAAGCGGTTTGGGCTGGTGGTGGCCGAGTGGAACCGCGACATTACCGACACGCTGGCCCGCGGCGCCTACGATACGCTCATCAAGCACGGGGCCCAGCCCGACAACATCTTCCGCAATACCGTGCCCGGCAGCTTCGAGCTGACGCTGGGCGCGCAGCTGCTGGCCCAGCACGAGGAAATTGACGCCGTCATTTGCCTGGGCGTAGTTATCAAAGGCGAAACCAAGCACGACGACTACATCTGCCACGCTGTAGCCAACGGTATTACCAACGTGGGGCTGAAGTTCAACAAGCCCGTCATCTTTGGGTTGGTAACGACGAATACGCTGGAGCAAGCCTGGGACCGGGCGGGCGGCAAGCACGGCAACAAAGGCGTGGAAGCGGCGGTGGCCGCCATCCACATGCTAGGCTTCTAG
- the recF gene encoding DNA replication/repair protein RecF (All proteins in this family for which functions are known are DNA-binding proteins that assist the filamentation of RecA onto DNA for the initiation of recombination or recombinational repair.): MILESLHLLFFKNYEEANLSLSPHINCFVGDNGSGKTNLLDAIHYLSLTKSAFAPSDTQSIKQGEEFFVVKGRFRTLPAERPETIQCSLRLGQKKVLTHDKQPYERVSDHIGRFPVVLISPYDTDLIRQGSEERRKYFDSLISQLDHEYLEQLMRYSHLLKQRNSLLKLATDRQAGYDRDYLLTLDEQLAPVGQQLVQRRQEFLAEFEPIFQRHYAQLADSREQVTLVYKSELPGADFLKLLRLQERKDLTLQRTTVGPHKDDVSFLMDEVSVKGFGSQGQQKSFAIALKLAQFEIMAQRKQHKPLLLLDDIFDRLDEKRITRLMQLVANHTFGQIFLTDTHLERTDRILGSLSEQIRRFRVEAGSVVPL, encoded by the coding sequence ATGATACTCGAAAGCCTGCATCTGTTGTTCTTCAAAAACTACGAAGAAGCCAATTTGAGCCTGTCACCGCACATCAACTGCTTCGTGGGCGACAACGGCAGCGGCAAAACCAACCTCCTCGACGCTATCCATTACCTCTCGCTGACGAAGAGTGCCTTTGCCCCTTCTGATACGCAAAGCATAAAACAGGGAGAAGAGTTCTTCGTGGTAAAAGGACGTTTTCGCACTCTGCCCGCCGAGCGGCCCGAAACCATCCAGTGTAGCCTGCGCCTGGGCCAGAAGAAGGTGTTGACCCACGACAAGCAGCCTTACGAGCGGGTGTCCGACCATATCGGCCGCTTCCCGGTGGTGCTGATCTCGCCCTACGACACCGACCTAATCCGGCAGGGCAGCGAGGAGCGGCGCAAGTATTTCGACAGCCTTATTTCCCAGCTCGACCATGAGTACCTGGAGCAACTGATGCGCTACAGCCACTTGCTGAAGCAGCGCAACTCCCTGCTCAAGCTGGCCACCGACCGCCAAGCCGGCTACGACCGGGACTACCTGCTGACCTTAGATGAGCAACTGGCTCCCGTGGGGCAGCAGCTGGTCCAGCGGCGGCAGGAGTTTTTGGCTGAGTTTGAGCCTATCTTCCAACGTCACTACGCCCAACTGGCCGACTCCCGCGAACAGGTAACCCTAGTTTATAAGAGTGAGCTACCTGGCGCCGATTTTCTGAAGCTGCTGCGGCTTCAAGAGCGCAAAGACCTTACGCTGCAGCGCACCACCGTGGGTCCGCACAAGGACGACGTGTCTTTTCTGATGGATGAAGTCAGCGTGAAAGGGTTTGGGTCACAGGGCCAGCAGAAGTCATTTGCCATTGCCCTCAAACTGGCGCAGTTTGAAATTATGGCGCAGCGCAAGCAGCACAAGCCTTTGCTCCTGCTCGACGACATCTTCGACCGCCTGGATGAGAAGCGCATCACTCGCCTCATGCAGCTGGTGGCCAACCATACGTTTGGACAGATATTCCTGACCGATACCCACCTGGAGCGTACGGATCGTATCCTTGGGTCCTTGTCCGAACAGATTCGCCGGTTCCGAGTGGAAGCGGGGTCGGTGGTTCCGCTGTAA
- a CDS encoding helix-turn-helix domain-containing protein: MPHQGEILQEAIKNSGISITRIVEELGITRPTIYRKFKDETLDASFVKRVGEIIQHDFSHDFTLPLQAVIPFTVSNTVSHVTNHTERVTNTRTPVSSNTEADSLKQLMLLQQKYIALLEAYNELLLKVYGPK; encoded by the coding sequence ATGCCTCATCAAGGCGAAATCCTGCAAGAAGCAATCAAAAACAGCGGTATTTCCATTACGCGTATCGTGGAGGAGCTTGGCATTACACGTCCCACGATATACCGTAAATTCAAAGATGAGACACTTGATGCATCATTTGTAAAACGCGTGGGTGAGATAATACAACACGACTTTTCTCATGACTTTACGTTACCACTACAAGCTGTAATACCGTTCACTGTAAGTAATACGGTGTCTCATGTAACAAATCATACAGAACGTGTTACAAATACTCGTACACCTGTTTCGTCAAACACGGAGGCTGACAGTCTAAAACAGCTTATGCTGCTACAGCAGAAGTATATTGCTCTGCTCGAAGCGTATAATGAGCTATTGTTAAAGGTGTACGGCCCAAAATGA
- a CDS encoding DUF721 domain-containing protein — MNSKKHYSSETSRSSDIQPLKEGISALLRAYRLQGKLNEVTVVSSWERVMGKAVALKTQQLYVSNNKLFVRLSSAPLKHELVMAKTRVLELINAEVGEEVVKEVVFL, encoded by the coding sequence ATGAATTCAAAAAAACACTACAGCTCCGAAACTTCCCGTAGCTCTGACATCCAACCGTTAAAGGAAGGTATTTCGGCTTTGCTACGAGCGTATCGCCTTCAAGGTAAGCTCAACGAGGTAACGGTTGTTTCGAGTTGGGAGCGGGTCATGGGCAAGGCGGTAGCCCTGAAGACTCAACAACTGTACGTCAGCAACAACAAGCTTTTCGTGCGCCTCTCCTCCGCGCCCTTAAAGCACGAGTTGGTCATGGCGAAGACCCGGGTGCTGGAACTCATCAATGCGGAGGTGGGTGAAGAAGTAGTTAAAGAGGTTGTCTTTTTGTAG
- a CDS encoding PLD nuclease N-terminal domain-containing protein, producing MHKLLNLSSSRSLSVTGILTMLLSFVLSSCGRTRNADGSLTTAGIIHLILAVYALYRLFQQPWSLGKKLIWGLIIFFFPFLGSLAFLLFGKDN from the coding sequence ATGCACAAGCTACTTAACCTTTCTTCCAGCCGTTCGCTTTCCGTAACCGGCATTCTGACCATGCTGCTGTCGTTTGTGCTGAGCAGCTGCGGCCGCACCCGTAACGCCGATGGTTCGTTGACTACGGCCGGAATTATCCACTTGATTCTGGCGGTGTATGCGCTGTACCGCTTGTTCCAGCAGCCGTGGTCATTGGGCAAAAAGCTGATTTGGGGTCTGATTATTTTCTTCTTCCCCTTCCTAGGTTCCCTGGCTTTCCTGCTGTTCGGTAAAGACAACTAG
- a CDS encoding TraR/DksA family transcriptional regulator: MSEEALRYSREDLAEFEQIIQDKLTAARKEVAFIKETLSRRNDSGTDNTASSSKVLEDGADTAEKESLNQLASRQMKFIQQLENALVRIKNGTYGVCIGTGKLIPKERLRAVPHTQHSIEAKMARRD; this comes from the coding sequence ATGAGTGAAGAAGCCCTACGCTATTCCAGGGAAGACCTAGCGGAGTTTGAGCAAATCATTCAGGACAAGCTCACCGCAGCTCGCAAGGAGGTAGCGTTTATCAAAGAGACGCTGAGCCGCCGTAATGACTCGGGTACCGACAACACGGCTTCCTCGTCGAAGGTGCTGGAAGACGGAGCCGATACAGCCGAGAAAGAAAGCCTGAACCAGCTGGCCTCCCGCCAGATGAAGTTCATCCAGCAGCTGGAAAACGCCTTGGTTCGGATTAAGAACGGCACCTACGGCGTGTGCATCGGCACGGGTAAGCTTATCCCCAAGGAGCGCCTGCGCGCCGTGCCCCACACCCAGCACTCCATTGAGGCCAAAATGGCCCGCCGCGACTAA
- a CDS encoding polyprenyl synthetase family protein, with product MDLSYFSNQLSAGLAQLHYGEQPAALYEPIRYIMGLGGKRIRPLLTLLGAHLFTDDLSPVIKPALATEVFHNFTLLHDDLMDQAPLRRGHATVHEKWNPNVAILSGDVMLVRAYELLLDVPPPLLAHVLRRFSQTAAEVCEGQQWDMNFETEAQVSIEQYLDMIRLKTAVLLGFALELGALLGGASRADADHLRQFGTDIGLAFQLRDDLLDVYGDAATFGKRVGGDIVSDKKTFLLLTAQAQANATQQAILARHIGQPALDAEAKVQAVRAIYDELEIRPQTEALINDYFQDALHHLERVAAPETRKEPLRRLALQLMEREQ from the coding sequence GTGGACCTTTCCTACTTCTCAAACCAACTTTCCGCGGGCCTAGCCCAATTGCACTACGGCGAGCAGCCCGCGGCCCTCTACGAACCCATCCGCTACATCATGGGCCTGGGTGGCAAACGCATCCGGCCCCTGCTCACCTTGCTCGGCGCCCACCTGTTCACCGACGACCTCAGCCCCGTCATCAAGCCAGCCCTGGCTACCGAAGTCTTCCACAACTTCACCCTTCTGCACGACGACCTGATGGACCAGGCGCCCCTGCGCCGCGGCCACGCCACTGTGCACGAGAAGTGGAACCCCAACGTAGCCATCCTGAGCGGGGACGTCATGCTGGTGCGAGCCTACGAGCTGCTGCTCGACGTGCCGCCGCCGCTGCTGGCCCACGTGCTGCGCCGCTTCTCCCAAACCGCCGCCGAGGTGTGCGAGGGCCAGCAGTGGGACATGAACTTCGAGACCGAAGCCCAGGTCAGCATCGAGCAGTACCTCGACATGATTCGGCTGAAGACGGCCGTGCTGCTGGGGTTTGCCCTGGAGCTGGGCGCCCTGCTCGGCGGCGCCTCCCGCGCCGATGCCGACCACCTGCGGCAGTTCGGTACCGACATCGGCTTGGCCTTCCAACTGCGCGACGACCTGCTCGATGTGTACGGCGACGCCGCCACCTTCGGCAAGCGCGTGGGCGGCGACATTGTGTCGGACAAGAAGACCTTCCTGTTGCTCACGGCCCAAGCCCAGGCCAACGCCACCCAGCAAGCCATACTGGCCCGCCACATCGGCCAGCCCGCTCTGGACGCCGAGGCCAAAGTACAGGCCGTGCGTGCCATCTACGACGAGCTTGAAATACGCCCGCAGACCGAAGCACTCATCAACGATTACTTCCAGGACGCCTTGCATCATTTGGAGCGCGTGGCGGCCCCCGAAACGCGCAAAGAGCCGCTGCGCCGCCTGGCCTTGCAGCTCATGGAGCGGGAGCAGTAG
- a CDS encoding glycerophosphodiester phosphodiesterase family protein yields the protein MHPTSHFPEVHGHRGCRGLRPENTLPAFLHALQLGVNVLELDVVISADKQVVVSHEPWFSAAICRTPDGQPILPTEQQAHNIYQLSYAEIQRYDCGLTQHPGFPEQLTLPAHKPLLRTVLAECEQYCRRAGRPLVRYSVELKSTAVGDNLRHPAPDVFLELAVAELRAAQVLERTTLLCFDKRVLRQAHQVFPELPLCLLVEDEQPLAWHLAELGFQPAVYGPHFHLLTPALVSSLRELDMQLVPWTVNTPADLAQVLAFKPAGITTDYPDRLLALRS from the coding sequence ATGCACCCAACAAGCCATTTCCCTGAAGTGCACGGCCACAGAGGATGCCGGGGGCTACGCCCCGAAAACACGCTGCCAGCCTTCCTACACGCCTTGCAACTCGGGGTTAATGTGCTGGAACTGGACGTGGTTATTTCTGCCGATAAGCAGGTTGTGGTTTCGCATGAACCGTGGTTTTCGGCCGCCATCTGCCGCACTCCCGATGGCCAGCCTATACTGCCCACTGAGCAGCAAGCCCACAACATCTACCAGCTCAGCTACGCCGAAATTCAGCGCTATGACTGCGGCCTGACTCAGCATCCGGGCTTTCCAGAGCAGCTTACTCTGCCTGCCCACAAGCCCTTGCTCAGAACTGTCTTGGCCGAGTGTGAGCAGTACTGCCGGCGGGCTGGCCGGCCACTTGTGCGCTACAGCGTGGAGCTGAAAAGCACCGCCGTCGGCGACAACCTACGGCACCCGGCGCCGGACGTTTTTCTGGAGCTGGCGGTGGCCGAGCTGCGAGCCGCGCAGGTACTGGAACGCACGACGCTGCTATGCTTCGATAAGCGGGTGCTTCGGCAAGCGCACCAGGTGTTTCCAGAGTTGCCGCTGTGCCTGCTGGTCGAAGACGAACAACCTCTCGCATGGCACCTGGCCGAGCTGGGCTTTCAGCCGGCCGTGTACGGTCCGCACTTTCATCTGCTCACGCCCGCCCTGGTCAGCAGCCTCCGCGAGCTGGACATGCAACTCGTCCCTTGGACCGTAAACACTCCGGCCGATTTAGCCCAGGTACTCGCCTTCAAGCCAGCCGGCATCACCACCGATTATCCGGATAGACTTCTGGCTTTGCGTAGTTAG
- the pdhA gene encoding pyruvate dehydrogenase (acetyl-transferring) E1 component subunit alpha, translating into MAETKVKGAPKASNSANKPQATPDTVKQPDPVLPPANSEAAAATGAPKATTPANPEFPKETYVRWYEQMQLMRKFEEKAGQLYGQQKIKGFCHLYIGQEACVAGAVSALTKGDKWITAYRDHAHPLALGTSPNAIMAELFAKATGCSKGKGGSMHIFDREVNFVGGHGIVGGQVPLGAGIAFAEKYNKTGNLCICYMGDGAVRQGALHEAFNMAMLWKLPVIFVVENNGYAMGTSVQRSSNVTELYTLGEAYDMPSEPVNAMNVEDVHNAVARAAERARAGEGPTFLEFKTYRYKGHSMSDPAKYRTKEEVEDYRSRDSIEAVRHTILTHNMATEEELTAIDERIKAQVQESVEFAENSPYPTPDELYKDVYVQQDYPYIHD; encoded by the coding sequence ATGGCGGAGACGAAAGTAAAGGGTGCCCCAAAGGCCTCCAATTCGGCCAACAAACCCCAGGCTACTCCCGATACGGTGAAGCAGCCCGACCCGGTGCTGCCACCCGCCAACAGCGAAGCCGCTGCCGCCACCGGAGCCCCCAAAGCTACGACCCCGGCCAACCCGGAATTCCCGAAGGAAACCTACGTGCGCTGGTATGAGCAAATGCAGCTCATGCGCAAGTTTGAGGAGAAGGCCGGCCAGCTTTACGGTCAGCAAAAAATCAAAGGCTTCTGCCACCTCTACATTGGCCAGGAAGCCTGCGTGGCCGGCGCCGTATCAGCCCTCACCAAGGGCGACAAGTGGATTACGGCCTACCGCGACCATGCCCACCCGCTGGCCCTGGGCACCTCGCCCAACGCCATCATGGCCGAGCTGTTTGCCAAAGCCACCGGCTGCTCCAAAGGCAAGGGCGGCTCCATGCACATCTTCGATAGAGAGGTAAACTTCGTGGGCGGCCACGGCATCGTAGGGGGGCAGGTACCGCTGGGTGCCGGCATTGCCTTCGCTGAGAAGTACAACAAGACCGGCAACCTCTGCATTTGCTACATGGGCGACGGCGCCGTGCGCCAGGGCGCCCTGCACGAAGCCTTCAACATGGCCATGCTGTGGAAGCTGCCCGTCATCTTCGTGGTTGAGAACAACGGCTACGCCATGGGCACCTCGGTGCAGCGCTCCTCCAACGTGACCGAGCTGTACACCCTGGGTGAGGCGTACGACATGCCCTCGGAGCCAGTGAATGCCATGAACGTAGAAGACGTGCATAACGCTGTAGCCCGCGCCGCCGAGCGGGCCCGAGCCGGCGAAGGTCCTACGTTTCTGGAGTTCAAAACCTACCGCTACAAAGGCCACTCGATGAGCGACCCGGCCAAGTACCGCACCAAGGAAGAAGTGGAAGACTACCGCTCCCGCGACTCCATCGAAGCCGTGCGCCACACCATCCTCACGCACAACATGGCTACCGAGGAAGAACTAACGGCCATTGATGAGCGCATCAAAGCTCAGGTGCAGGAGTCGGTGGAGTTTGCCGAAAACTCGCCTTACCCGACCCCCGACGAGCTGTACAAGGATGTGTACGTGCAGCAGGACTATCCCTACATCCACGACTAA
- a CDS encoding rhomboid family intramembrane serine protease: MLSLSPTLVLTILTCGISLYAWSNQELLNSWILDPYRVKRSNEWYRFLTSGFLHADWGHLLFNMLAFYSFSRVVESIYTQVFGPTTGLLLFLLLYLGGIILSDIPTYLRHRDDPGYRSLGASGGVASVLFAAILFNPTGGILIFPIPFEIPGFIFGLLYLAYSYYMGQRRGDNINHDAHFYGALYGIVLTLILIPRVGPLFWEQIRDFIA; encoded by the coding sequence ATGCTTTCTTTGAGCCCCACGCTGGTCCTGACGATTCTTACCTGCGGCATTTCGCTTTACGCCTGGTCGAACCAGGAGCTGCTGAACAGCTGGATTCTGGACCCCTACCGCGTTAAGCGGTCCAATGAGTGGTACCGCTTCCTGACCTCCGGCTTCCTGCACGCCGACTGGGGCCACCTGCTGTTCAACATGCTGGCCTTTTACTCGTTTAGCCGGGTGGTGGAGAGCATCTACACCCAGGTTTTCGGGCCAACTACTGGCTTGTTGCTGTTTCTGCTGCTGTATCTCGGTGGCATCATCCTGTCTGACATTCCCACCTACCTGCGCCACCGCGACGACCCCGGTTACCGCAGCCTCGGAGCCTCGGGCGGGGTAGCTTCGGTGTTGTTTGCTGCCATCTTGTTCAATCCTACCGGCGGCATTCTTATCTTCCCCATTCCCTTCGAGATTCCCGGTTTCATCTTCGGTTTGCTGTACCTGGCGTATTCCTACTACATGGGCCAGCGCCGTGGCGACAATATCAACCACGATGCCCACTTCTACGGTGCCCTGTACGGCATCGTGCTGACGCTCATCCTGATACCCCGCGTTGGGCCTCTTTTTTGGGAGCAAATCAGGGATTTTATTGCGTAA